In Gemmatimonadaceae bacterium, the genomic window CCACGTCTTCGGCGCGATCGTCGATGAGGTCGCCGGTGATCGCGATGAGGTCGGGCGACAACGCGTGCGTCGCGCGCACGACTCGATCGATGAAGCGACGGGACGTGTGCGGGCCGATGTGCAGGTCCGACAGTTGGCCGATCTTGAGACCGTCGAAGCTCGGCGGTAGGTCGGGCACGAAGGCGTCGACGTGTCGCACGACGAGCCATTTCGAGCCGATGTACCCGGCAAAGAGAAGAATCGCCAGCGCCACGAGGACGACGAGCGCGAACGCGCGGCCCGCGAACAGCGCGTGACCGAAGACGGCTCCGCCGAGCGCGCCGATGAGCCCGGCGCCGGCGACGAGCGGCAGCATCAGGTTGCCGTAGAGGACCGGACGGATCACAAGCAGGCGGAAGGCTGCGTTCGGATAAAACGGCCAACCTCGCCACCGGATCAGCAGCACGAACGGCACGATGCAGTAGGCCGCGAGCGCGAGCGTCACCCAGAGAGCTCCCGGGAACAGTCCGACGGCGAGCGCGGCGATGGTGCCCCACCCGGCGACGAAGTACAGGCCGATGCGCGCCGCGATCGCGGCTGGCGACAGGCGCCTGCGGCGCGGGGTGTCTGGGGAACGGGGTGCGTCTGGATTCGGCATAGCTGAAGTTTGCGGGTGCGCGGAAGCCGTGGCGGACAGCCGGTCCGGCCCGTATCGTATCCCGTTGGTCCCAGACTACCGTACCCATGTTTACGTCCAAAAGATTCGCCTTAGGCCTCGTGCTCCCGGGCCTCTTCGCGTGCACGACGAGCAAAGCAGCCGACAAGCCGGTCGTGCAGCAGTCGATGGCCGACATGGCCGCGCCGGTGACGATTCCCGCCGGCGCGGTGTTCACCGCGGCCGACGTGCATTTCATGCAGGGCATGATCGCGCACCACGCGCAGGCGATCTACATGTCGCGCATGGCGAAGGCGCACGGCGCCAACCCGCGCGTGCTCAAATTCGCGACCAAGATCGACCAGTCGCAGATCGCCGAGATCCGGCTGATGCAGGATTGGTTGGTGCGCAACGGCCAGTCCGCTCCCGACACGTCGTCGTGGCGCCACATGCAGATGCCGGGCATGCTCTCCGCGCAGCAGCTCAAGGATCTCGACGCGGCGAAGGGCGTCGACTTCGACCGCGAGTTTCTCACGCTCATGATCCAGCACCACGAGGGCGCGCTCAAGATGGTGTCGGATCTCTTCGCGACACCGCTCGCCGGCCAGGATGTGGACGTTTCAGTGTTTGCGAATGACGTCCAGACGGTGCAGACCGCCGAGATAGGAACGATGCACGCCATGCTCGACGAAATGTCGAGCAACTGAAGAGCAACTGAAGAGCAACTGAAGCACTTCTGAACCACTTCCCTACTGGAGCTTCGACTGATGGGAACCGCTCGCAGGACGCTCACGCTCGCCGCCGCTCTCGTGCTGTCTTGGGCGCCGGCGCTGATCGCGCAGACGTATCCGACCGCGCCTGATCCGCGCAACGGACTCAAACCCGGCAAGCTCGACGCGGGCATCGCGCAGAGCGGGATGAAGCTCGTCTCGTTCTCGCCCAAGCCGCCGCAGTTCGACTCGACGTCGGGGCTCACGTTCATCAATTCGGACATCGCGTTCCGCGACCACTACGTCTACCAGGGCAACTTCTCGGGCTTCATGATCTGGGATGTGAAGAACCCGGCGAAGCCGACGTTGGTCGCAACGGTCGTCTGCGTCACGGCGCAGGGCGACCCGACGATCGTGGGTCACCTGCTCTTCATCTCGGCCGAAAGCGGCGGAAATCGCAAGGACTGCGCGAAGGGCGGGATCAAGGATTCGACCGATCACACGTCGCACATGTCGGGCGTCCGCATCTACGACGTGTCGAATCCGAAGGCGCCGAAGCTGATCAAGAACGTCGAGACGTGCAAAGGATCGCACACGCATACGTTGGTCCCCGATCCCAAGAACAAGGGCATCGTTTACCTCTACGTGAGCGGAAGTCAGGGGGCGCGTCCGTCGGTGGAGCTCGCGGGGTGCAACAACGGCACCGACCCGGCGGACACGACGAACTCGCTCTATCGCCTCGACATCATCAAGGTGCCGCTCGCGCATCCGGAGAACGCCACGGTGGTCGGTGGCGCGCGCATTTTCACCGGACTCGGTCAGGCGGCGCAGAGCACCGCGCGTCGTGATGCCCAGGCCAGCCGCGGCACGCGGGGGGCGGCGGGTGGTGGCAATGCGCCAGCCGATGCGCAAGCGCAAGCAAGAGCGGCTTTCGGCTATCGGCCGGATCCGTCAAACGGTCCCTGGAATTGTCACGACGTGACGGCGTACCCCGAGATGCATTTGCTCGCCGGCGCGTGCGCGAGCTATGGCCTGCTCGTCGACATCTCGAATCCCGAAAAGCCCGTGCGCATCGCCGCCCAGGCCGACACGAACTTCTCGCTCTGGCACACGGCGGTGTTCAGCAACGACGCCTCGAAGGTCGTGTTCACCGACGAGTGGGGCGGCGGCACGTCGCCCAACTGCCAGAAGACGAGCATGATGGAAATGGGCGGCAACGCGATCCTCACGATCAGCAAGGACAAGAAGTACACGCAGCACGCGTACTTCAAGATTCCGACGGCGCAGAGCGACAAGGAGAACTGCGTGTCGCACAACGGCGGACTCATTCCGGTGCCGGGCCGCGACCTGATGGTGCAGGGTTGGTATCAGGGCGGCATCGACGTGAGCGATTTCACCGATCCCGATCATCCCTTCGAGGTCGCGTACTTCGATCGGGGTCCCGTCGACACGCCTGAAGATTCGATGAAGGTCGTCGCCGCGGGCAGTCCGGCGGGCAACGTCGCGAATGCCTCGAACGCCGCGACGCCTGCCGGCGGAACGGCCCGTGGCGCGGGAGGCAATCGTTTCCGCAACACGATCGGCGGCTCGTGGGGCGCCTACTACTG contains:
- a CDS encoding DUF305 domain-containing protein yields the protein MLPGLFACTTSKAADKPVVQQSMADMAAPVTIPAGAVFTAADVHFMQGMIAHHAQAIYMSRMAKAHGANPRVLKFATKIDQSQIAEIRLMQDWLVRNGQSAPDTSSWRHMQMPGMLSAQQLKDLDAAKGVDFDREFLTLMIQHHEGALKMVSDLFATPLAGQDVDVSVFANDVQTVQTAEIGTMHAMLDEMSSN